The following are from one region of the Thiocapsa rosea genome:
- the trxB gene encoding thioredoxin-disulfide reductase: protein MSETKHCRLLILGSGPAGYTAAVYAARANLSPVLVTGLEQGGQLMTTTDVDNWAGDPDGVQGPELMERMRRHAERFETEIIFDHVNAVDLGTRPFKLTGDSAVYSCDALIIATGASAMYLGLPSEEAFRGRGVSACATCDGFFYRNQKVAVIGGGNTAVEEALYLSNIASEVILVHRRDALRAEKILQKHLFEKAEHGNVKIAWNHTLEEILGDATGVTGMRIKSTLDDATQDIDLQGVFIAIGHKPNTQIFDGQLEMAGGYIKVNSGIDGNATATSVPGVFAAGDVMDHVYRQAITSAGTGCMAALDAEKYLDALAAADK, encoded by the coding sequence ATGAGCGAAACCAAACACTGCCGGCTCTTGATCCTGGGGTCCGGCCCCGCCGGCTACACGGCGGCCGTCTACGCCGCTCGCGCCAACCTGAGCCCGGTCCTGGTGACGGGCCTGGAACAGGGCGGCCAGTTGATGACGACGACGGACGTGGACAACTGGGCCGGCGACCCCGACGGCGTCCAAGGCCCCGAGCTGATGGAGCGGATGCGTCGCCACGCCGAGCGCTTCGAGACCGAGATCATCTTCGACCACGTCAACGCGGTCGATCTCGGGACGCGTCCCTTCAAGCTGACCGGCGACTCGGCCGTCTACAGCTGCGATGCACTCATCATCGCCACCGGCGCCAGCGCCATGTATCTCGGCCTGCCCTCGGAGGAGGCCTTTCGCGGCCGCGGGGTCTCGGCCTGCGCAACCTGCGACGGCTTTTTCTATCGCAACCAGAAGGTCGCCGTCATCGGCGGCGGCAACACCGCGGTCGAGGAGGCACTCTATCTGTCGAACATCGCCTCCGAGGTCATCCTGGTACATCGACGCGACGCCCTTCGCGCGGAGAAGATCCTGCAGAAGCATCTGTTCGAGAAGGCCGAGCACGGCAACGTCAAGATCGCCTGGAACCACACGCTCGAGGAGATCCTCGGCGACGCGACCGGCGTCACCGGGATGCGCATCAAGAGCACGCTCGACGACGCGACGCAGGATATCGATCTGCAAGGCGTCTTCATCGCCATCGGTCACAAGCCCAATACCCAGATCTTCGACGGTCAGCTCGAGATGGCCGGCGGCTACATCAAGGTCAACAGCGGAATCGACGGCAATGCGACGGCCACCTCCGTGCCGGGCGTCTTTGCCGCAGGCGATGTGATGGACCACGTTTATCGTCAGGCAATCACCTCCGCCGGAACCGGCTGCATGGCCGCGTTGGATGCGGAGAAGTATCTGGACGCCTTGGCCGCCGCGGACAAATAG
- the aat gene encoding leucyl/phenylalanyl-tRNA--protein transferase: MIPRLDPYDRSAFPDVRHALRDPDGLLAFGGDLSPERLESAYRRGIFPWFSEGDPILWWSPNPRTVLFPQALKVPRSLRKRLRKQTFRVTMDRDFGAVIRGCAAPRDAHGGTWILPEMVMAYETLHRRGSAHSVEVWQDGKLAGGLYGVAVGGAFFGESMYSRATDASKVALVHLCERLTQWGFGLIDCQMRTEHLMRLGAVEIPRDELVRRLDRLCRLAAPATPGRHWDDGREHLPLLDGNAETL, translated from the coding sequence ATGATCCCGCGACTCGACCCGTACGACAGGTCCGCATTCCCGGATGTTCGCCACGCACTGCGCGATCCCGACGGCCTGCTGGCGTTCGGCGGCGATCTGTCGCCGGAGCGCCTCGAAAGCGCCTACAGACGCGGCATCTTTCCCTGGTTCAGCGAAGGCGACCCCATCCTGTGGTGGTCCCCGAACCCGCGCACCGTGCTCTTTCCTCAAGCCTTGAAGGTGCCGCGCAGCCTACGCAAACGACTGCGCAAGCAGACATTCAGGGTCACCATGGATCGCGACTTCGGCGCGGTCATTCGCGGCTGCGCGGCACCGCGAGACGCGCACGGCGGCACCTGGATCCTTCCGGAAATGGTGATGGCATATGAAACCCTGCATCGACGCGGGAGCGCACATTCGGTCGAGGTTTGGCAGGACGGGAAGCTCGCAGGCGGCCTCTACGGGGTTGCCGTCGGAGGCGCATTCTTCGGAGAATCCATGTACAGCCGGGCGACCGACGCCTCGAAGGTTGCACTCGTACATCTGTGCGAGCGCCTGACGCAGTGGGGTTTCGGCCTGATCGACTGTCAGATGCGCACCGAGCATCTGATGCGTTTGGGCGCCGTCGAGATCCCTCGCGACGAGCTGGTGCGTCGCTTGGATCGGCTCTGCCGTTTGGCCGCTCCGGCAACGCCCGGTCGGCACTGGGACGACGGACGCGAGCACCTCCCCCTTCTCGACGGCAACGCGGAGACACTATGA
- a CDS encoding high-potential iron-sulfur protein translates to MSDKPMSTSRRDAVKVMLGTAAAIPVINLVGFGTARAEVPANAVAANDPTAVALKYSADATKSDRAAAARPGLPPDEQICSNCQFHLPDVAGATEEWHGCSLFPGKLINVNGWCASWTLKAG, encoded by the coding sequence ATGTCCGATAAGCCAATGAGCACGAGCCGTCGCGACGCTGTCAAGGTGATGCTGGGTACCGCTGCCGCGATCCCGGTCATCAATTTGGTCGGCTTCGGCACCGCGCGCGCCGAGGTTCCTGCAAACGCAGTTGCCGCGAACGATCCCACCGCGGTCGCGCTCAAGTACAGCGCCGATGCAACCAAGTCCGATCGTGCTGCCGCCGCTCGTCCCGGTCTTCCGCCCGATGAGCAGATCTGCTCGAACTGCCAGTTCCACCTCCCCGACGTCGCCGGTGCGACCGAGGAATGGCACGGCTGCAGCCTGTTCCCCGGCAAGTTGATCAACGTCAACGGCTGGTGCGCGTCCTGGACCCTTAAGGCCGGCTGA
- the ftsH gene encoding ATP-dependent zinc metalloprotease FtsH: protein MAKNILLWVVIAVVLMSVFNNFTTAPTTPRTLTYSEFIEQVRGGEVKEVTIQGRTIEGISGSGQRFTTFSPGDDGLVGDLLNHGVVIKAAPPEKQSVLMQVLINWFPLLILIAIWIFFMRQMQGGAGGRGAMSFGKSRARMLSEDQVKVTFQDVAGAEEAKDEVSEMVDFLRDPSKFTKLGGKIPKGVLMVGPPGTGKTLLARAIAGEAKVPFFTISGSDFVEMFVGVGASRVRDMFEQAKKHAPCIIFIDEIDAVGRHRGAGLGGGHDEREQTLNQLLVEMDGFEGNEGVIVIAATNRPDVLDPALLRPGRFDRQVVVPLPDVRGREQILKVHMRKIPAGEDVKASVLARGTPGFSGADLANLINEAALFAARSNKKMVDMDDMEKAKDKIMMGAERRSMVMSDDEKRLTAYHESGHAIVGRLVPDHDPVHKVSIIPRGRALGVTLFLPEDDRFSYSKQRLESSISSLFGGRLAEELIFGPESVTTGAQNDIHRATEIARNMVTKWGLSDKLGPLTYSEEEQEVFLGHSVTQHKSVSDETTHLIDEEIRNVIERNYERARGLLTANMDKLHAMSAALMKYETIDAEQINDIMSGRPPRPPSDWEDEETGGRPAGRRSDRARQADPESGPDDGTLGRPASEH from the coding sequence ATGGCGAAAAATATACTTCTTTGGGTGGTCATCGCCGTCGTGCTGATGTCCGTCTTCAACAATTTCACCACTGCGCCGACGACGCCTCGGACCCTGACCTATTCCGAATTTATCGAGCAGGTCCGGGGTGGCGAGGTCAAGGAGGTCACGATCCAGGGTCGCACGATCGAGGGCATCAGCGGGTCGGGGCAGCGGTTCACGACCTTCAGCCCCGGTGACGACGGACTCGTGGGGGACCTCCTGAATCACGGCGTCGTGATCAAGGCCGCGCCTCCCGAGAAGCAATCCGTCCTCATGCAGGTCCTGATCAACTGGTTCCCGCTCCTGATCCTGATCGCGATCTGGATCTTCTTCATGCGCCAGATGCAGGGCGGTGCCGGCGGTCGCGGTGCCATGTCTTTCGGCAAGAGCCGCGCCCGGATGCTCTCCGAGGATCAGGTCAAGGTCACCTTCCAGGATGTCGCGGGTGCCGAGGAGGCCAAGGACGAGGTCTCGGAGATGGTCGATTTCCTGCGCGATCCGAGCAAATTTACGAAGCTCGGCGGCAAGATCCCGAAAGGCGTCCTCATGGTCGGTCCGCCCGGAACCGGCAAAACCCTGCTCGCCCGCGCGATCGCAGGCGAGGCGAAGGTGCCCTTCTTCACCATCTCGGGCTCGGACTTCGTGGAAATGTTCGTCGGTGTGGGCGCCTCGCGCGTGCGCGACATGTTCGAGCAGGCCAAGAAGCACGCTCCCTGCATCATCTTTATCGACGAGATCGACGCGGTCGGCCGGCATCGTGGTGCCGGTCTGGGCGGCGGTCACGACGAGCGCGAGCAAACCCTCAACCAGCTCTTGGTTGAAATGGACGGGTTCGAGGGCAACGAGGGCGTCATCGTCATCGCGGCGACCAACCGCCCCGACGTTCTGGATCCGGCCCTCCTGCGTCCGGGTCGGTTCGACCGCCAAGTGGTCGTCCCGCTCCCGGACGTGCGCGGTCGCGAGCAGATCCTGAAGGTGCACATGCGCAAGATCCCGGCGGGCGAGGACGTGAAGGCGTCGGTCCTGGCGCGCGGCACGCCCGGGTTCTCGGGTGCGGATCTCGCCAACCTCATCAACGAGGCCGCTCTCTTCGCCGCTCGATCGAACAAGAAGATGGTCGACATGGACGACATGGAGAAGGCGAAGGACAAGATCATGATGGGCGCCGAGCGTCGCTCCATGGTCATGTCCGACGACGAGAAGCGGTTGACCGCCTATCACGAGTCCGGCCATGCCATTGTCGGTCGACTGGTCCCCGACCACGATCCGGTGCACAAGGTCAGCATCATCCCGCGGGGTCGGGCGCTGGGCGTGACCCTCTTCCTGCCCGAGGATGACCGCTTCAGCTACAGCAAGCAGCGCCTGGAGAGCAGCATCTCGAGCCTCTTCGGCGGACGCTTGGCCGAGGAGTTGATCTTCGGCCCGGAAAGCGTGACCACCGGCGCGCAGAACGACATCCATCGTGCGACCGAGATCGCGCGCAATATGGTCACCAAGTGGGGTCTGTCCGACAAGCTGGGTCCGCTGACCTACAGCGAGGAGGAGCAAGAGGTCTTCCTCGGGCACTCGGTCACCCAGCACAAGAGTGTCTCGGACGAGACGACGCATCTCATCGACGAGGAGATCCGCAACGTCATCGAGCGCAACTACGAGCGTGCCCGCGGCCTGCTGACCGCCAACATGGACAAGCTGCACGCCATGTCCGCCGCGTTGATGAAATACGAGACCATCGATGCGGAGCAGATCAACGACATCATGTCCGGGCGCCCGCCACGTCCGCCGAGTGACTGGGAGGACGAGGAGACCGGCGGCCGCCCGGCCGGTCGTCGCTCCGATCGCGCTCGACAGGCGGATCCCGAGTCGGGTCCCGACGACGGGACACTTGGACGACCTGCCAGCGAACACTAG
- a CDS encoding C40 family peptidase — protein sequence MTCRQGGCILCVLFIAGILSGCATSRNDLGGPRADVVLAGLSQVGTPYVYGGNTPGQGLDCSGLTYYAHHVAGVQIPRVSIEQLRAATPVPGRQPRAGDMVFFRTGPEQHHVGLMVDNERFVHASTSRREVRLDRLETPYWQARYLGAGTYLD from the coding sequence ATGACGTGTCGGCAAGGCGGTTGCATTCTCTGCGTCCTTTTCATTGCCGGGATCCTGTCCGGCTGCGCCACTTCGCGCAACGATCTCGGCGGCCCGCGCGCCGACGTGGTGCTGGCCGGCTTGTCTCAAGTCGGAACGCCCTATGTTTACGGAGGAAACACGCCCGGCCAAGGCCTGGATTGCTCCGGGCTCACCTATTACGCGCACCATGTCGCCGGGGTGCAGATCCCGCGTGTCTCGATCGAGCAGCTGCGCGCGGCCACACCCGTGCCGGGTCGCCAGCCGCGGGCCGGCGACATGGTCTTCTTCCGCACCGGACCGGAGCAGCACCATGTCGGCCTGATGGTGGACAACGAGCGTTTCGTGCATGCCTCGACATCCCGCCGAGAGGTCCGGCTCGACCGCCTCGAGACGCCGTACTGGCAGGCCCGTTACCTGGGTGCCGGAACCTACCTCGACTGA
- a CDS encoding cation:proton antiporter has translation MRLFDVLAVLIGFSALFSWLNDRYLKLPNAIGLMLIALVFSLVLLLPFPFARELEHEVQRMLASIDFSEALLQGMLGFLLFAGALHVDLRELARHKWAIAILASASVIGATVLIGCGSWLLFHALGIEIPFIYCMLLGALISPTDPVAVLGILKNAKAPKSLEMKITGESLFNDGVAVVVFILLAGLAAGETTPGFGNTLMIFATEIVGGLAFGFVIGWIALYMISKTANYQVEIMVTLALAMSGYAIAEHAHVSAPIAIVVAGLIIGSRGRAIAVTEATRYRLDDFWELVDEILNAVLFVIIGLEVLAISITGQFMLAGLLAIPLVLLARLASVGLPFHLLRRHRHFEPGFLSILTWGGLRGGISVALALSLPEGEPRDLLLSVTYIIVVFSVLVQGLTLGPLVRRVTARTEGTKNP, from the coding sequence ATGCGACTTTTTGATGTTCTCGCCGTCCTGATCGGATTCTCGGCGCTCTTCAGTTGGCTGAACGATCGCTATCTCAAGCTCCCGAACGCCATCGGCCTGATGCTGATCGCCCTGGTGTTTTCACTCGTGCTCTTGCTGCCGTTCCCGTTTGCCCGGGAGTTGGAGCACGAGGTTCAACGCATGCTGGCCAGCATCGATTTCAGCGAGGCCCTGCTGCAGGGGATGTTGGGATTTTTGCTCTTCGCAGGCGCGCTCCACGTCGACCTACGCGAGCTCGCCAGACACAAGTGGGCGATTGCGATCCTCGCCTCGGCGAGCGTCATCGGAGCAACCGTCCTCATCGGCTGCGGTAGCTGGCTCCTGTTCCACGCGCTCGGGATCGAGATCCCGTTCATCTATTGCATGCTCCTGGGTGCGCTTATCTCGCCCACCGACCCGGTCGCGGTGCTCGGCATCCTGAAGAACGCGAAGGCCCCGAAGTCGCTGGAGATGAAGATCACCGGAGAGTCGCTCTTCAACGACGGCGTTGCGGTCGTGGTCTTCATACTGCTGGCCGGCCTTGCTGCCGGCGAGACGACGCCGGGGTTCGGCAACACCCTGATGATCTTCGCCACCGAGATCGTCGGAGGGCTGGCGTTCGGCTTCGTGATCGGCTGGATCGCGCTGTACATGATCAGCAAGACCGCCAACTATCAGGTCGAGATCATGGTGACCCTGGCGCTGGCCATGAGCGGCTATGCCATCGCCGAGCATGCGCACGTCTCGGCACCGATCGCCATCGTGGTCGCGGGCCTCATCATCGGCAGTCGGGGCCGCGCCATCGCCGTGACCGAGGCCACCCGGTATCGATTGGACGACTTTTGGGAGCTGGTCGACGAGATCCTCAACGCCGTCTTGTTCGTGATCATCGGACTGGAGGTCTTGGCGATCAGCATCACCGGGCAGTTCATGCTGGCCGGTCTCCTTGCGATCCCCTTGGTGCTGCTCGCCCGACTGGCCAGTGTCGGTCTGCCCTTCCACCTGCTGCGCCGCCATCGCCACTTCGAGCCCGGCTTCCTCTCGATCCTGACCTGGGGCGGCCTGCGGGGCGGGATCTCGGTTGCCTTGGCCCTGTCGTTGCCGGAGGGCGAGCCGCGCGATCTGCTCCTGAGCGTGACCTACATCATCGTGGTCTTCTCCGTGCTGGTGCAGGGCCTGACACTGGGACCTTTGGTCCGCCGTGTGACCGCGAGGACCGAGGGGACGAAGAACCCCTGA
- a CDS encoding GNAT family N-acetyltransferase, with translation MYRLTTHSAIADIPADQWNRLVGDDSPFLRHEFLDAMERHGCVGESLGWLPRHLALHDTKGHLVAAAPCYLKFNSYGEFVFDWSWADAYRRKGLRYYPKLVIASPYTPATGPRLLTGDSPARRDHARALIQGAIRVAEEAGVSSLHWLFTADDEQALLEDQGLIKRVGCQFHWNNRGYNTFEDYLGTFTAEKRKKVKRERRRVVESGVRIRRIPGNAVTEAEWATFHRLYCDTFDKRGGIPTFSLPFFQAIGETMGENLLLVLADYGNDIVAAAFDLVGARSLYGRHWGCFQDFHSLHFEACYYQGLDYCIEQGLTRFEPGAQGEHKVSRGFLPTPTWSAHWIADSAFRDAIARFVTLEAEGMDDYIAEMQTHSPHRRDNSLSAASAPAGQGSS, from the coding sequence ATGTATAGACTGACGACCCACTCGGCGATTGCCGACATCCCCGCGGATCAATGGAACCGGCTCGTCGGGGACGACAGCCCCTTCCTGCGGCATGAATTCCTCGATGCCATGGAGCGTCACGGCTGCGTGGGCGAGTCGCTCGGTTGGTTGCCGCGGCATCTCGCGCTGCACGATACGAAGGGACATCTGGTCGCGGCCGCGCCCTGCTACCTGAAGTTCAACTCCTACGGCGAGTTCGTCTTCGACTGGAGCTGGGCCGACGCTTATCGGCGCAAAGGGCTGCGGTACTATCCGAAGCTCGTTATCGCGTCGCCCTATACGCCCGCGACGGGACCGCGACTCCTGACCGGGGATTCGCCCGCGCGCCGAGACCATGCACGCGCACTGATTCAGGGCGCGATCCGGGTGGCCGAGGAGGCGGGGGTCTCCTCGCTGCATTGGCTGTTCACGGCGGACGACGAGCAGGCGTTGCTCGAGGATCAAGGCCTGATCAAACGCGTCGGGTGTCAGTTTCATTGGAACAACCGGGGCTACAACACGTTCGAGGATTATCTCGGGACCTTTACGGCCGAGAAGCGCAAAAAGGTCAAACGCGAGCGGCGCCGCGTCGTCGAATCCGGCGTACGGATTCGACGCATCCCCGGCAACGCCGTCACGGAGGCGGAATGGGCCACCTTCCATCGCCTCTATTGCGACACCTTCGACAAGCGCGGCGGGATCCCGACCTTCTCGCTGCCCTTCTTCCAGGCCATCGGCGAGACGATGGGCGAGAATCTCCTGCTGGTGCTGGCCGACTACGGCAACGACATCGTCGCCGCCGCCTTCGACCTGGTCGGCGCACGCTCGCTCTACGGACGCCATTGGGGATGTTTTCAGGACTTCCACAGCCTGCATTTCGAGGCATGCTACTACCAGGGCCTGGACTATTGCATCGAGCAGGGCCTGACCCGCTTCGAGCCGGGTGCACAAGGCGAGCACAAGGTCAGCCGCGGCTTCCTGCCGACCCCGACCTGGTCGGCCCATTGGATCGCCGACTCGGCCTTTCGCGACGCCATCGCACGCTTCGTGACCCTCGAGGCGGAGGGCATGGACGACTACATCGCCGAGATGCAGACCCACAGTCCCCACCGCCGAGACAACAGCCTATCGGCCGCCTCGGCACCGGCCGGACAGGGTTCATCATGA
- a CDS encoding sodium-dependent transporter — MSAADSIHGMWSTRLAFILAASGSAVGLGNIWRFPYTAGEYGGGAFVLVYVLCVVLIGVPIMMAEIMLGRRGRRSPINTMRALASAEGRSPAWQLLGWMGILAGFLILSFYSVIAGWTMGYMFRAATGMFTGIDGAGAGEMFSGLIGDAERLLAWHTIFMIMVVLVVARGVAGGLEKAVRVLMPALFVLLVVMVGYGMQAGDFDKAVTYLFEPDFAEFQGKAGEAILSAMGQAFFSLSLGMGAIMIYGSYLKRDSSIAQNTMIIAGLDTLVALLAGLAIFPIVFAHGLAPDSGPGLIFQTLPIAFGDMPGGPFFGTLFFVLLLFAAWTSAISLLEPLVAWLVENLSFSRVRASVLGGLTVWLLGIACLLSLNAWSEVKIFGKGFLDLFDFLTANILLPLGGVLIAVFAGWILARSSSSDELQMGEGLAYRLWWVLIRYVAPIAVGIVLLNAVGVLKWFGLG, encoded by the coding sequence TTGAGCGCGGCCGACTCGATACATGGAATGTGGTCGACTCGGCTCGCCTTTATCCTGGCGGCGAGCGGATCGGCGGTGGGTCTCGGGAACATCTGGCGCTTTCCCTACACCGCCGGCGAATACGGCGGCGGCGCCTTCGTGTTGGTCTACGTGCTCTGTGTCGTCCTGATCGGCGTTCCGATCATGATGGCGGAGATCATGCTCGGGCGGCGTGGTCGGCGCAGTCCCATCAACACCATGCGCGCACTGGCCAGTGCGGAGGGCCGGTCGCCCGCGTGGCAGTTATTGGGCTGGATGGGGATCCTCGCGGGTTTCCTCATCCTCTCCTTCTACAGCGTGATCGCGGGCTGGACCATGGGGTACATGTTCCGCGCCGCCACCGGGATGTTCACCGGCATCGACGGTGCGGGTGCCGGCGAGATGTTCTCCGGCCTGATCGGCGATGCCGAGCGACTGCTCGCCTGGCACACCATCTTCATGATCATGGTGGTGCTCGTGGTCGCGCGCGGTGTCGCCGGCGGGCTCGAGAAGGCCGTGCGCGTCCTGATGCCGGCGCTGTTCGTGCTCCTCGTGGTCATGGTCGGATACGGCATGCAGGCCGGAGATTTCGACAAGGCGGTGACCTATCTCTTCGAGCCTGACTTTGCCGAATTTCAGGGCAAGGCGGGCGAGGCGATCCTCAGCGCCATGGGCCAGGCGTTCTTCAGCCTGAGCCTCGGGATGGGCGCCATCATGATCTACGGGTCCTACCTGAAACGCGACTCCTCGATCGCACAGAACACCATGATCATTGCCGGCCTGGATACCCTGGTGGCCCTGTTGGCCGGGCTTGCGATCTTCCCCATCGTCTTCGCCCACGGCCTGGCACCGGACAGCGGCCCCGGTCTGATCTTCCAGACCCTGCCGATCGCCTTCGGAGACATGCCGGGCGGGCCTTTCTTCGGGACCCTGTTCTTCGTGCTGCTCCTGTTCGCGGCCTGGACCTCGGCCATCTCCCTGTTGGAGCCGCTCGTGGCCTGGCTGGTCGAGAATCTGAGTTTCAGCCGGGTGCGTGCCTCCGTGTTGGGCGGCCTGACTGTTTGGCTGCTGGGCATCGCCTGTCTGCTCTCGTTGAATGCCTGGTCGGAGGTCAAGATTTTCGGCAAGGGCTTTCTGGATCTCTTCGACTTTCTGACCGCGAACATCCTGTTGCCCTTAGGAGGTGTCCTGATTGCAGTCTTTGCCGGCTGGATACTCGCGCGGTCCTCGTCCTCCGATGAGCTTCAGATGGGCGAGGGTCTGGCATACCGGCTTTGGTGGGTGCTGATCAGGTACGTTGCCCCCATCGCCGTCGGCATCGTGCTGCTGAATGCCGTCGGCGTGCTCAAATGGTTCGGGTTGGGGTGA
- the rlmE gene encoding 23S rRNA (uridine(2552)-2'-O)-methyltransferase RlmE, producing MAKTASSRKWLDRQHSDPYVKRAQREGYRSRAAYKLLEIQEKDRIFRPGMRVLDLGAAPGSWSQIAARLVGARGSVVALDLLPMDPLAGVVVMQGDFREPEILERLCESFGGEPLDLVLSDMAPNITGMTVVDQPRSMYLVELALDLARSHLQPGGSLVVKVFQGTGFDDILTELRRSFSKVVSRKPKSSRSQSRELYLVAKGFHP from the coding sequence ATGGCGAAAACAGCCTCAAGCCGGAAATGGCTCGATCGGCAGCACAGCGATCCCTACGTCAAGCGCGCGCAGCGCGAGGGGTATCGTTCACGCGCCGCCTATAAACTGCTCGAGATCCAGGAGAAGGACCGGATCTTTCGCCCGGGGATGAGGGTCTTGGATTTGGGTGCCGCTCCGGGCAGTTGGTCCCAGATCGCCGCACGCCTCGTCGGGGCGCGCGGCAGTGTCGTTGCGCTCGACCTGCTGCCGATGGATCCGCTGGCCGGCGTCGTCGTCATGCAGGGCGACTTCCGCGAGCCCGAGATCCTCGAGCGGCTCTGTGAAAGCTTCGGCGGCGAGCCGCTTGATCTGGTGCTCTCGGATATGGCCCCCAACATAACCGGAATGACGGTCGTGGATCAGCCGCGCTCGATGTATCTTGTGGAATTGGCCTTGGATCTTGCGCGGTCGCATCTGCAACCCGGAGGGTCTCTGGTCGTCAAAGTGTTCCAAGGCACGGGCTTCGACGACATCCTGACCGAGCTGCGACGGAGCTTCTCCAAAGTGGTCAGTCGTAAGCCCAAATCGTCGCGATCCCAGAGCCGGGAGCTTTACCTCGTCGCCAAAGGCTTTCATCCTTGA
- the glmM gene encoding phosphoglucosamine mutase has translation MSGRRYFGTDGIRGRVGEGMITPDFVLKLGWAAGRVFGQGNGGKVLIGKDTRISGYMFESALEAGLVAAGVNIRLLGPMTTPGVAYLTRTFRASAGIVITASHNPYQDNGIKFFSADGDKLPDEVEEAIEAELERPLRTVDSAALGKVKRIDDANGRYIEFCKSTVPTSMNFRGLRVVVDCAHGATYNTAPYVFEELGAEVIRLGAEPDGFNINRDVGSTHPDALCRAVVEEGADLGIAFDGDGDRVLMVDGKGRLIDGDQLLYVITKDRLADGAMRGEVVGTLMSNLGFEHALQRLGVGFVRAKVGDRYIMEHLKRSDGILGGEPSGHIICRDRTSTGDGIVAALQVLAGLKRLDRELHEVCAEVAPYPQVLINVRLDAQRDVVGLSAVQDAVQTAEQALAGRGRILLRPSGTEPLVRVMVEGVDASEVRRLAEWLADVVRAQIAPCADGLPS, from the coding sequence ATGTCGGGACGTCGTTATTTCGGGACGGACGGGATCCGTGGGCGCGTCGGGGAGGGGATGATCACCCCGGACTTTGTCCTCAAGCTCGGTTGGGCGGCCGGACGCGTCTTCGGCCAGGGCAATGGCGGAAAGGTCCTCATCGGAAAGGACACGCGGATTTCGGGCTATATGTTCGAGTCGGCCTTGGAGGCGGGCCTGGTGGCGGCCGGAGTCAATATCCGGCTGCTCGGGCCGATGACCACGCCCGGTGTGGCCTATCTCACGCGGACCTTTCGCGCCTCGGCCGGCATCGTCATCACCGCCTCGCACAATCCTTATCAAGACAACGGTATCAAATTCTTCTCGGCCGACGGCGACAAGCTCCCGGACGAGGTCGAAGAAGCGATCGAGGCCGAGCTCGAGCGGCCCCTGCGCACGGTTGATTCAGCCGCGCTCGGCAAGGTGAAGCGGATCGACGACGCCAACGGGCGTTACATCGAGTTCTGCAAGAGCACCGTTCCGACGAGTATGAATTTCCGTGGACTGCGTGTCGTCGTCGATTGCGCCCACGGCGCGACCTACAACACGGCGCCCTATGTCTTCGAAGAGCTCGGCGCCGAGGTCATCCGCCTCGGCGCCGAGCCTGACGGGTTCAACATCAATCGCGATGTCGGCTCCACCCATCCGGACGCCCTGTGCCGAGCGGTCGTGGAAGAAGGGGCCGATCTTGGCATCGCCTTCGACGGCGACGGCGACCGGGTGCTGATGGTCGACGGCAAAGGCCGGCTGATCGACGGCGATCAACTCCTGTACGTCATTACCAAGGACCGCCTTGCCGACGGGGCGATGCGCGGCGAGGTCGTCGGCACCCTCATGAGCAACCTGGGCTTCGAGCATGCCTTGCAACGCCTCGGCGTCGGATTCGTGCGGGCCAAGGTCGGCGACCGCTACATCATGGAGCATCTGAAGCGCTCGGACGGCATCCTCGGCGGCGAGCCCTCCGGACACATCATCTGTCGCGACCGCACCAGCACGGGTGACGGCATCGTCGCGGCACTGCAGGTCCTGGCCGGGCTAAAACGTCTGGACAGAGAGCTGCACGAGGTCTGTGCGGAGGTTGCGCCCTACCCGCAGGTCCTGATCAATGTCAGGTTGGACGCTCAACGCGACGTCGTCGGCTTGTCCGCCGTGCAGGATGCGGTGCAGACCGCGGAGCAGGCGCTCGCGGGCCGGGGACGCATCCTGCTGCGTCCCTCCGGAACCGAGCCGCTGGTTCGGGTCATGGTCGAGGGTGTCGACGCGAGCGAGGTCCGGCGCCTTGCCGAGTGGCTGGCCGATGTCGTGCGTGCCCAGATCGCGCCTTGCGCGGACGGGCTGCCCTCTTGA